From Oncorhynchus clarkii lewisi isolate Uvic-CL-2024 chromosome 26, UVic_Ocla_1.0, whole genome shotgun sequence, the proteins below share one genomic window:
- the LOC139385263 gene encoding mucin-5AC-like — protein MTWFDTTFPTLGTPGGDSETYNNIRAEGHDICEKPSKIQCRAEKYPNVSISQVGQVVQCNVAEGLTCRNEDQSGKFPLCFNYQVRVLCCDEDLCTSKPTTISPTTTRPPVTTKTTNATTSTISTTTLNTKPPNCTVCEWSPWYNVDYPQFGPGGGDNESIKKILESGKHICEKPVDVMCQAVRYPGIPLSELGQNVDCNTKVGLICQNKDQGIPPICLDYEIKVKCCKTV, from the exons ATGACT TGGTTTGATACCACATTCCCTACACTAGGAACTCCAGGAGGAGACTCTGAAACCTACAACAACATAAGAGCAGAGGGACACGATATATGTGAGAAGCCAAGCAAGATCCAATGCAGAGCCGAGAAGTACCCAAATGTTAGCATAAGCCAAGTAGGCCAAGTGGTGCAGTGTAATGTAGCAGAAGGGTTGACTTGCAGAAATGAAGACCAGTCAGGCAAATTCCCACTGTGCTTTAACTACCAAGTTCGAGTCCTCTGCTGTGATGAAGATCTTTGTACATCTAAGCCTACAACCATTTCACCAACAACTACAAGACCACCTGTTACAACAAAAACTACTAACGCAACCACCTCCACTATATCAACAACCACGTTGAATACAAAACCCCCTAACTGCACAGTTTGTGAGTGGTCACCTTGGTATAATGTGGATTATCCTCAATTTGGTCCTGGGGGTGGCGACAATGAATCAATTAAAAAGATTCTAGAATCTGGAAAACATATTTGTGAAAAACCAGTGGATGTCATGTGCCAAGCAGTGCGATATCCAGGGATCCCATTGTCTGAATTAGGACAGAATGTAGACTGTAATACGAAGGTTGGACTAATATGCCAGAACAAAGATCAAGGCATTCCTCCAATATGCCTTGACTATGAAATTAAGGTGAAGTGTTGCAAGACTGTG